The sequence below is a genomic window from Mycobacterium spongiae.
GCTACTTTCGTGTTCTAGTACCCCCGCCGCGGGTCTTTGTGCCGGGGGAGTTGCAGTCTGTCCCGGTATGGTTGACGTCCGTGAACACATCGAGCGTCCCGCAGCCGGTCAATCGGCGCCGGGCATTGGCGGCCCTTGGGGTCGGGGTGTTCGCGCCGGTGGTTCTGGCCTCGTGCGCCGGCAAAGGAGCCCCGCTCACGGGCAAGAAGGTGCCGCAGGCGCCCCAGCTGACATTCCGGCCTGCCGACACCGCCGAGGATGTGGTCCCGATCGCTCCGATTAGCGTGGAGGTCGGCAATGGCTGGCTCCAACGGGTCACTCTGACGAATCCCACCGGCAAGGTTGTGGCCGGGGCGTACAACCGGGATCGCACCGCTTACACGATTACCGAGCCGTTGGGCTACAACACCACCTACGTCTGGAGTGGCTCGGCGGTCGGCCATGATGGCAAGGCCGTCCCAGTGGCAGGCAAGTTCACTACCGTGTCGCCTGCCACGACGATCGACGGTGGATTCCAGCTGGCCGACGGTCAAACCGTCGGGGTCGCTGCGCCGGTCATCATTCAGTTCGATTCGCCGATCAGCGACAAAGCCGCTGTTGAGCGGGCGCTGCGTGTCACCACCAACCCCCCCGTCGAGGGAAGTTGGGCGTGGTTGCCCGACGAGGCGCAAGGTGCACGCGTGCATTGGCGTCCGCGGGAGTACTACCCGGCGGGCACCACGGTCGACGTCGACGCGAAGCTCTACGGAATACCGTTCGGCGACGACGCCTATGGCGCACAAGACATGTCGCTGCATTTCCAAGTTGGGCGCCGACAGGTGGTCAAAGCAGAAGTCTCCTCCCACCGCCTTCAGGTCGTCACCGATGCGGGCGTCATCATGGACTTCCCCTGCAGCTATGGGGAGGCTGACTTGGCGCGAAACGTTACCCGCAACGGGGTGCACGTCGTGACCGAGAAGTACGCCGACTTCTACATGTCCAACCCGGCTGCGGGCTACACCAATGCGCACGAACGCTGGGCGGTACGGAT
It includes:
- a CDS encoding L,D-transpeptidase, with the translated sequence MPGELQSVPVWLTSVNTSSVPQPVNRRRALAALGVGVFAPVVLASCAGKGAPLTGKKVPQAPQLTFRPADTAEDVVPIAPISVEVGNGWLQRVTLTNPTGKVVAGAYNRDRTAYTITEPLGYNTTYVWSGSAVGHDGKAVPVAGKFTTVSPATTIDGGFQLADGQTVGVAAPVIIQFDSPISDKAAVERALRVTTNPPVEGSWAWLPDEAQGARVHWRPREYYPAGTTVDVDAKLYGIPFGDDAYGAQDMSLHFQVGRRQVVKAEVSSHRLQVVTDAGVIMDFPCSYGEADLARNVTRNGVHVVTEKYADFYMSNPAAGYTNAHERWAVRISNNGEFIHANPMSAGAQGNTNVTNGCINLSNANAEEYYQSAIYGDPVEVTGSSIQLSYSDGDIWDWAVDWDTWLSMSALPPRDAHTPATPIPVTAPGTPSEAPSATSPNSTVTTNARPGG